Proteins co-encoded in one Myripristis murdjan chromosome 4, fMyrMur1.1, whole genome shotgun sequence genomic window:
- the LOC115357891 gene encoding interferon-induced protein 44-like codes for MNPRLTIRQQRALCSQLGHVKLKLLYKASIHGFTGAAFHQQCDFQGPTVSVGYNATGHIFGGYTSKPFNQSGQYVPDDRAFLFTFKGEALLKYQVINSNQAVKMIANSGPYFGESLVLVNGSQAVVYSNPGNHYNFPPAEMHGNNLQLTDCEVYQVEESKELEKPWRSIVWESEKRNELMNSIKTYKPINSSVPQARILLVGPVGAGKSSFFNSINSVFRGHVTSQAIAGCAGTSLTTQFRTYTVKAGREGKPLPIILCDTMGLEESTGAGLDVDDIGNILKGHIPDCYQFNPSAALHPEAHGYRSSPGLKDRIHCVVFIIDACKVSIMPTKLEEKLAAVHRRANFIGVPQLVLLTKVDEACPVVAEDLTNVYKSRYIREMAQEASTRLGVPLSCVVPVKNYCEELELDQKCDILLFSAVIQMLRFADNYFDDINDRSSSKKDIDVV; via the exons ATGAATCCCAGGCTAACCATTCGTCAGCAGAGGGCGCTCTGCTCCCAGCTGGGACACGTCAAGCTGAAGCTGCTGTACAAGGCCAGCATCCATGGTTTCACTGGTGCAGCTTTCCACCAGCAATGTGACTTTCAGGGTCCCACAGTGTCAGTGGGCTATAATGCCACAGGCCACATCTTTGGAGGATACACCAGTAAACCTTTTAATCAGTCTGGGCAGTATGTACCAGATGACAGGGCATTTCTCTTCACCTTCAAAGGAGAAGCTCTTCTTAAGTATCAGGTCATCAATTCAAACCAGGCAGTGAAAATGATAGCTAACTCTGGTCCTTATTTTGGAGAATCACTGGTTCTTGTTAATGGAAGCCAAGCAGTCGTCTATAGCAATCCAGGAAACCATTACAACTTCCCTCCTGCAGAGATGCATGGCAACAATCTTCAGCTAACTGACTGTGAAGTCTATCAAGTCGAGG AAAGCAAGGAGCTAGAGAAGCCCTGGAGGAGCATAGTCTGGGAATCTGA AAAGAGGAATGAGTTGATGAACAGTATCAAGACGTACAAACCCATCAACAGTTCAGTGCCCCAGGCTCGGATCCTGCTCGTCGGACCGGTGGGAGCTGGGAAGTCCAGCTTCTTCAACTCCATCAACTCAGTGTTCAGAGGTCACGTGACCAGCCAGGCCATCGCCGGCTGCGCTGGCACCAGCCTCACCACCCAG TTTCGCACCTACACCGTAAAAGCTGGACGGGAAGGGAAACCTCTGCCAATCATCTTGTGTGATACCATGGGACTGGAGGAGAGCACAGGGGCAGGGCTTGATGTGGATGACATCGGCAACATCCTGAAAGGTCACATTCCAGACTGTTATCAG TTCAacccctctgctgctctgcatccAGAGGCCCACGGCTATCGCAGCTCTCCAGGACTTAAGGACCGGATCCACTGTGTGGTCTTCATCATCGACGCCTGCAAGGTCTCCATCATGCCCACTAagctggaggagaagctggCTGCTGTCCACAGAAGGGCCAACTTTATAG GGGTTCCCCAGCTGGTCCTGCTGACTAAAGTGGATGAAGCCTGTCCTGTTGTGGCAGAGGACCTGACAAATGTTTACAAGAGCCGCTACATTAGGGAAATG GCCCAGGAGGCCAGCACCCGGCTCGGTGTGCCGCTGTCCTGCGTGGTTCCAGTGAAGAACTATTGTGAAGAGCTGGAGCTGGACCAGAAATGTGACATCCTGCTGTTCAGTGCCGTCATCCAGATGCTTCGCTTTGCTGACAACTACTTTGATGACATCAATGACCGATCAAGCTCAAAAAAAGATATTGATGTTGTGTAA